A segment of the Capra hircus breed San Clemente chromosome 19, ASM170441v1, whole genome shotgun sequence genome:
tatgaagaacagtgtggagattccttaaaaaattgcaagtagaactaccttatgacccagcaatcccacttctgggcatacacaccgaggaaaccagaattgaaagagacacatgtaccccaatgttcatcgcagcactgtttataatagccaggacatggaaacaacctagatgtccatcagtagatgaatggataagaaagctgtggtacatatacacaatggagtattactcagccattaaaaagaattcatttgaatcagttctgatgagatggatgaaactggagccgattatacagagtgaagtaagccagaaaggaaaacaccaatacagtatactaacacatatatatggaatttagaaagatggcaatgacgaccctgtatgcaagacagcaaaaaagacacagatgtgtataacggacttttggactcagagggagagggagagggtgggatgatttgggagaatggcattctaacatgtatactatcatgtaagaatcgaatcgccagtctatgtctgacgcaggatacagcatgcttggagctggtgcatggggatgacccagagagatgttatggggagggaggtgggaggggggttcatgtttgggaacgcatgtaagaattaaagattttaaaattaaaaaaaaaaaaacattgaaataaaATCCCCCCCCCAAAACAGCACACTATGTATAGTAGCCAAAAGATAGAAGTAATACatatacagaaacaaaaaaaagcagaatataaGACCTATAGTCAGAAAGTTATAAAACACAATTGAAAGACATTAAAcacaatttaaataaatgtagAACCCGCCCATGTTCATGACTAAGGGATTCCATATTATAATGAGGACAATTCTCTtcctatagatttaatgcaattccaaTAGATCCCAATAAGGGATTTCATGGAAAACAAAAGATGATTCTAAACCTTATTATGGAAAGAACAAAAGGACCAAAACACCcctaaagaagaataaaatgaggGGATTTGCCCTACTAGATATGAAGACttactataatatataatttcaGTGTCGATGTAGACAAATTAACCACTGCAACAGTGAAAAAGTGCCCAGAAATAGTCTTGCGTGAAACTCACACACCTGACAAAAATGGCACTGTGGATCACCAGGGGAAGAAGGATATATAAATGAATGATGCTTGATCAACTGGTTAACTATATGGAGAAAAAAGATGGGAAATATATCCCTACATTGCTCTCTTCATTGGGAGGGATTATCCCTACATTCCTCACCTGGAATGAAGAAATCAATTCTATCTAATTTAAAGATCTACATGTAAAAGAACACTTTAAAAACTTTTGTAAGAAAATatatacttagtcactcagtcgtgtcctgtagactgccaggctccactgtccatgggaattcccaggcaagaatgctggagtgggttgccgtttcctacttcaggagatcttcctgacccaggcctcCCCTCCTGCAGTggctcctgagttgcaggcagattcttaaccgctgagccaccggggaaatccATAAGAACATACAGGAGAGTATGTTTATGTCCTTAGGGCAAGGAAAGATTTCCTAAGCAAGACCTCAAGATCACCACTGCTAGAATAAACAACTGATAATTGTGAGTATATTAAAGACATCATGAAcatttcaaggaaaacaaaacctCTCAACTAATGAAAAGATGCTTTTACTCAGTAAGAGCCAGGgaagttaaaaccacaatgaggaacCACTTcatatctcctggattggcagaaGTTAAGAAAGTCCACACGACCAATTATTGGAGAGGCTGTCGGTCAATAGGAAATCGTATATTGCTGGTGAGGGTGTATTTTGGTTCTCTGAGAAATAATGAGGCATTATCTTCTAATGCTGAATAGTGTTATATCCTATAACCCACAATTCCACCCTTAGATATATGCCCTACAGAAACTCTTGCGCTAAGAAGCAGACGACCTGTCCTGTTCTTcatctgtgtgaccctgagcaagtcactttaatctctgtgtgcctcagttttctcttctgtaaaacggGATTAACCATAGCACATGCCTTATGGGAATGGTGTGTGGATTAAACTATTTAAATGACAATATTAAAAGGTATTCAAAACAGTAGCTGGCACACAGAATAGGTTCTACAActatttcataaaatgaaaataaatggatgTGATAAAGCACTAAAGTAAAGAAAGAATCAAGAGAACAATAACCACAGACTTTGAGAGGGAGGCTATTTATGTCTGGGTGGGAGGTGAGTGGCACAGTAGGTAGATGGAAGGTTTGGTGGTAGTTCATCCTCGAGTGCTGGGTTCCGGGCTGATCGTTAGGTTATCTCACTGCGCAATGCACATGCGTGTTACATAGATGTGTTCAGTATGTGTCACATATTACATTTTACAGAAAGAAtacaaagggaaaagagaaactcCTACATATCTAGAAGGAAGAGGCTCCTTGGAAGTATGAGCCACAGGATAGGAAAGTCCCTTCTAACCAGGTAGGACTTCATTGAATGGGATTCATCAGGAACCTTGGGTGTGACCCCAAGAGGCTGGGGACTATACTTGTCCCCTAAGCATCAGCTCTGAGCTCAGTCCAGATGACCTGGACACATGTGGGCCATGGCGGGAAGGCAGCCCACGCTTCTAAGAGGGTGGTGTGGTTGACagagcaggagagaaagagaaaggacaaaAACAGGAAATAACCACGGAGCAATAGGCTGCTGGACTCAGAGAGATGGCTGACGTGAGCGCCTCATGCAAGGACCAAGGAGCTGGAGGAAATGTTGAAGCAACTCCAGCCCCTGGGCTTAtggggagacagggagagacagagaacagGGAGAGAGAGGGCTTATCCAAGCCCTTTCCACTCTGGCAAGAGGGAAGCAGGGAGCATCACCTTACCTGTATCAGCTAACGGGTACTGCCGTGATGGGGAAAGAGGGTGGCCGGCGTCCACTTCCAGCAGCCGTTGTTCCCTGGGCTGCTGCTGGTTCAACAAGTATTGCCTGGTTTTTGACTGATTTCCCTTCTCAGAAGTCACGTGCTTCCTGTTTCAGCTCTGACCCCTACTAACATCACTTTCTGTTTATTACCTCTTGTTTTAAACCCCGGTAAATAAAtaccggggcttcccaggtgactcattatatacaaatctgcctgccaatgtgggagccaattcctgagtcaggaacatcccctggagaatgaaatgacaccccactccagtgttcttgcctgggaaattccaaggacagaggagtctggcggggtatagtgcatggggtcccagacagtcagacacgactgagcatgcacgcatgcattcaAGGGACCAAGACAGTTGAGGCCACACAAGCTGAAGATCCCCTggttggggatcttagttcctcaaccaggaattAAGCTCAGGTCACAGCAGTGCAACTGCTGCTCAtgactggaccagcagggaattccctctgcactttttttttttttgatgtgtggTTTCTGTGCTCCTGGGGGCCTTGGATGAAGGAGACAGATCCAGGATGAGCTGCCCACTGAACCCCTGCAGGAGGCTTGTCTACATCAGGGAGCAGGGTCTTCCCTGTATATGACATGCCCAACCACCAAACACTTCTACTTACAACTAAGAACAATTGTGTTTTGAGATCTTTTCACAGCCGCCACTTCACCTAACAATTAAAAACACCCTCTTCTGGCAGAGTAGCTTTGTACCAAGAGGCAGAGTTTCAGAGCTGGTGCTAGACAGCCAGCTGGGCTCACCCACAAGCAGAGGTTTGGCTCTCACAGGCCTGCCCCTCAATGCCTGCCACTGAAAGTCCTGGCTTAGGAAAGACACAAATGAGTATGCGTCTGGGACCAagacagggctttcctggtggccgagtggtagagagtccacctgccaaagcaggagatgcaggaggctggGGTTCCATCACGGGGCAGGAAGACccccagaggagggaatggcaacccgttccatactcttgcctggacaatccctgGACAGATAAGCcgggcgggctccagtccacggggttgcaaagagtcgggcatgactgaagcgactgagcaccgCCTAGACAGGACcaggggcagggagaggctgACGCTGTGTCCCCTTCCATTTGCACAaagcccaggcctccctggaggGTCAACAGGAGGAGGAGGCGCGACGCCAGGAGGAGGCCCTCTGGTTTGCCACCACCACTAGCTGCCCTGCCCGACGCCTGCCCTGGCCCCCCAGTTTTCCACCACCAGTAGCTGCCCTGCCCAACGCCTCCCTGGGCCCCCGGCTTCCCTGGCcagaccctctccttcccctcccctacaCCAGCCCTGCTTGCGGGACTCGACTCAGGCTCAGCACCACCATCCAGCATCTGAGAAAAGGGGAGCTTCAGTGAGGCTGGGGGTCTAGGGGCTGTCAGGGCCTTGCCCTGGGGTGGAAAGAGGTAGCCAGGGGGCCAGGGGTGGTATGGGGAGACCTGTGGGTGAAATTGCTGAGGCCACCCCAGGAACTCTCTTGGGggatctcttttctcttctccatctcaGCAGAGCCGTGCCCCCAAACCCACCCACCAGTGCCGTGGGAACTGTGGGTGCAGATGTGTGCCCGGCTTCAGGTAGGGACCGGGTGGGTGGTCAGCAGGGCCTAGGCCAAGGGATAGATCAGAATGCTGGAAGGGCCACATgccctggggtggtggggggtggtctTATTATCATCACCACAGACAAGGTTCTGTCCCCTTAACTTTTCTTCCTTGGGGTCCACTGAGGCAGGGGGTAGTCACGGTGAGGGTGCTTCTCCCCCCAGCTTACAGTGAACGGTGTCAGAATCGTCATCTCCTAAGAAGATTTAGCTTAGGGACCAGAGACCAGGCTTGATccctcaagagcttttgtgtagcagggTTTTATTCAAGTATGAAAAGCacagagaaagtttctgacatagacatcagaaggaaaTGGGGAGTGCCCCCctcgctagtgttagcaagggagttatagaCTTTTTAagttagttattacaataaatcaaaagaatgtctttaGGTTTTAAAGATCTTGGTAGACCCTCTcccatattttacattttaagataacagaattagcccgCTGCCCTCAAGCAGGTTAccttgttgttatataatcctcaGCACAGAGtttaaattgagttgtttgttgtaatcatcagttcctgggcttaaagaaaaaagcattttatgtgactaaggacttcccttatagctcagttgggaaagaatcaccctgcaatgcaggagacctgggttcaattcttgggtcagaaagatcccctggagaaggaaatggcaaccgattccagtattcttgcttcttgcctggagaatctcagggacagaggagcctggcgggctacagtccatggggtcacaagagtcggacacgactttgcgactaaaccaccaatacTATGTGACTAAGGTTAAGGAATGCAGAGAAAAGAAGATGtttgttctttcctcctccttgagaattccagacccctttctcctccttggggaccccagacttcttatcaacctgtcCAGGAATTAACTCTcattactgtgatgctgagagCCTCATGATATAAGAACAGACATCAACACTGGAGCCCTCACCAGCTTCATCACGAAGCTGCAAACAGCCCTGGAGCCCCCGTGACCCTCTTGTGCCTAACAACCCCTTTCTACACCTGGAAACATTTCATACCCCCCCATCCCCAACCAGACCCTCTCCCCGGTGTGAATGAGTCCCATGTCCACCACATAGAGACCGTGAACAAACCTGATCTCTGATCTCTCATCCTTAGAGCCCCATCCAGGCCCCAGAAGCCACATGAAAGGCCAACCGTGTCCCATTGATCGCTGCCTGGCTAGCAGAAGCCTGGGAGATGGAGCCCTCCCTcgacctcctccccttcccccctctCTGGATGACCAGGGCTGCAGGGTCTCCATTTGGCCCAATAACAGAACTGGATGTAAGAGGCGAGGACGGCTTTTGTTTCCATGGCTCTCGGAAGGCCCTGAGTGGTGGGAGAGGCCTGGGGGGGAGGTTCCTGGAGCCAAGCCATTGGGCCCCCACACTCACCCCTGGATGCTGGCTCTGTTGGCAGAAGAGAGCAGTCAGAGCCATGTCCTGGAGGGCCACGTGGGAACAGAGAGTCTCTCTGCCCCTCTGGGCCAGGGCGggtctccccaccctccctcagGAAGAAGGAGTCACTCAGGGTCCTTTCAGGCTGGGAGTCTTGTGCCCGGGCGGGTAGGCCTGGTGGCACACCAGGCCCTGGGTTTGCTGGGGCTCAGGAAGGCCTCTGAGGGagaggggggagggaggctgaGGAGACATTTGGAGACAGAAGTTCAGCCAGGCCTGGTGGCTCCCCTCCTGGCCATTCCCAGGAGGAGACACGAGGACACGGGCTTAAGAACAGGTGTTTGTATTGAGGCTGCTTCACATGGTCCCTCCCCAGGCCTGGACCAGCCTAAGGAGCCACACTGAGTTCAGTGGCCGCCATGACAGTGGCCGCGCCGCTCACACGGGCTGTGCCCGGTGGCTCCCTATCAGCCTCTTCTAAGCGGCTTGCACTCAGGTGTTTCGAGTCTGCTGTCGGTACCAGTACAGGAGCACGAGACACACAACCACAAGCAGCAGCACTATCACGACCGCGATGATGATCACCATCTGGGTCTTGGGCTCGGGCTCTGGGGAGGGAAGGGCTAGAGGTCACAGAAGTCCTCTGGTCCCAGGTGCCAGGCTCCAGAGGGCCAGCTGTCTACCCGTCACCCAGCCACCCACCCCTGGGCAGCCTGCTGTCACTCTGCATTGCAGGGATGAGTGGCAAATGGAGTTATCACTGGAGGGAAGGAGGACCGGGGTCCGGGCCACCAGCCGGCCTCTGTGAGACCATGAGGGCAGATGGACTCAGAGGGTGCCCTTGCCATGCGCTGCCAGACCTGATGGTCTGCTCTGTGGCGAGGTCCAGGCCAAGCCCCTCCCGGGAAGAGATGAGGGAGCTTTGGCCAAACTCTCTGAAGACAAAGAGGATCTTGACCATGTAAGGTCACAGAAGCAGGACTCCTGGGGACCTTCGGGGTCAGTCAGGTCAAATTTATCATTGGAGAGAGGGGCCAAGGCCAGAGAGAGGAGCTTGACTTGGTTAAGGTCACCCAGCTCACTCATGACCAAGCAACTAGTCAGGGTCCAAGCCAGGAACTCGCCAGGAGCTCCAGGGAACCGCAGGGACCAAATGTCGTTTCCCCGAGTGCCTCCCCTAGGCTGGCAGAGAGCGGGGCAAAGGCGTTTTCTTCCCCTGAGGGCTGAAAGTGAAGGTACCCCCTCCTGATCTGTGGGCTCCCCCTCACCTTTGACTTCAAGCCTCTGAGGATCTGAGATTCTGTGGACGAGGCCACCGCCGTGAGAGCGCAGGTCCATCTGGGCCTCACACGAGAAGTTATGGTGGCCGTCTTCCCTGTGAGCTGTGGTGTTATGGCTGACCAAGGCATCTTGGGGGGAAGGTGCTGTCCCCACAAAGGTGTGATTGTACAAGATCTCAGTACCACGGAGCAGGGTGACAGTGAGGCCTTCGAGGGGCGCCACGGCAGGGACCCTGCACTCAATGGTGAACAGTGTCCCTATGGCCACTGAGGTGGGCCACAGTGTCAGGAGCACTTGCTTTGGAGGGTCTGCAGGAAAGCGGAAGGGAGGTCTGCTCAGGATGGGGATGCTGCTCAGGCAGGCCCCACATGGCCCAGACCATCCCCTGTGACCACAGTGTCCTCTGAAAGTGGGCTAGGGTGGGCAGGAGGAAGCAGTTCAGGGTGAAGGATGTCTGGGTAGTAGTTTCAGGGACCTGATGACTTCTGCAATGGATTGGAAAGGAGGTGCCCTGGTGTCTACAAAGAAAAGgttcagaatcagttcagtcaaCTAGAAAGATAAAACTTTTGGCTGTGTCTCGTTGCTCTCCATAAATTCAAtggaaatttcaaaaattaaacagTTGGATAGTTTTGTTGAGAGAGACTTAGAAGGGAGagctcactggaaatgggccatGAATTGTGAGGGTCTTCAAATGTGGGGGCAACAGTCAGACCTGCCTTGGTTTTCAGGATCAGGTTTAAAACTATCTCTATCCCTTAGCTATTAAACTCCATGGTTCCCTgagtttccatttaaaaaaaaaaagattgatttctttgtttgtgccaggtcttagttgtgctatgtgggatctagttccctgaccagggataaacctgggacccctgcattcGGAGTgctgagtctcagccactggaccaccaggatgtCTGTCTGGATTCATTTTTGAACTAGAATACCTAGCCCCCATTACCCCAGGATAATATGGTAGATTTTGGACATCTTTATACTCATTTGACCCACTGATGACAGTTCTGAGTGATACCCTGGGTGCCGAGCTTCCGGGAGAATCCTGGTCTCTCCATGGTCTCTGTGGCCAgtgggcaggtgtgtgtgtgtgtgatggtcaCACATTTGCAAAGGGCCCTCAGGGGGATATAAAACCTCAACCTTCTCTCCAGGAGGTGAATGGGTTAGTGGTGGTTGTGCCAGCCCTCCTGATGGGGTCCCTGTTGCTTGTCATGGGATCTGGGGTGTTCTGGTGATGGGGGTGCTCCCCAGCTGGGAGGGGACTGTGGAAATGACTTTTAGATTTGTCTAAACCTTGCTTGGATTGTCTGCCTCTGAGCAAATCTCAAAATCCTGGTTGCTGGCAGGGTTTGAGGAGGCCAGGGGAGTGTGTGAGCAGATTCTGAGCCCGAGGCCTGGATCCAGGAGCCCGGGGAGGTGGGGACCATAGGACAGTGCCCAAGAGCAGTGACAGAGCCGCTGTGTGTGGGTTTGCAGACCCAGGCTCCGGCCTCGGGGAGCAGGGCCCGTGGGCGACACTCACAGAACACGGTGACGATGAAAACTTTCGTCTCCTGCCTGTCGCCGCAGGTGAAACTGCACAGGAGCTTCTCATCCTTGGAGATGTTGGCGACCTTGAATAGCTTCCACTGAGCCTGGCTGTCCAGGAGAGTCTTGTTTAGGTGTGTCTCCAGAACAAGTTTCTTGGGGTCCGTGCAACTGGCAGTACAATTAATGAACTGAGACTCTCCAGACCCCACCATCAGATGCTCTGGCCCCTCGAACGCCTTCACACGAGACCCTGGAAGGACAGAAAACACTCTCACAAGACTCTCCCACCGCCCTGCCCGGCGGGGCTGCCCACGATGCGCAGTCTCATCAACGGGTCCCTTCTGCTCCTCCCTCCGTTCAGACATTACTGCCTCTGGTCTAGACCAAGGGGGAAGCGCCTTAGCAGTCTCCCTGCCCCTGACTGCTCTTCCAgcttgtcccctccaggtgagtcTTCCTCATGCACATCTCCTATCCCCATGGAGATTATATTCGAATTCGCCTCCAGCCCAAATGACCCCTCCTCTGTGAAGGCCTCCCTGAACTGGAGGTGGATCGTGTCCTCTCAGGCCCCGTGTCCGTGAGTTCGGCTCCTCCccactccttccctctcttcagcAAATCCCTGTGGAACACCGGCTGTGTGGCAGGCACCATTCTAGGCTCTGGGGAGCCCTCAGAGACGGAAGGAATTCAAAGCTTGCCCTTTTGGAGCTCGCACTGCCGCAAAAGACACTGAGTAACCACAAGCGAACTAGCCAGCCTGCCaattggtgggaatgcccaagaAAGGAAACAGGGAGTGGGTAGGTCTGCCACGTTAAATACTTGCTCAGGACAGGTTTCATGGAAACACTGACAtttgaggaaaggaggaaggaaatgggGAGAGCTTGGCTGCCAGCTGTCTGCAGAGGGCAGAAAACCAGCAGCGCCAAGACCCTGGCAGAGAAAACACCAGGATGGCTGGAGCCcatgaagaaggaagaaggacAGGAATCTGAACTGATCTCGGCCAGCTGGGCCTGTGCTGTGCCCTGTGTTCCCGCCACACTCACCCGCCCCCACCTAGCCCTCAGCTGGGGAAAGAGAAAGGTTCtctagggagagaaagagagctgCCTTTCAATCCCAAGTCTgccagctctgtggccttgggcaaagtgctttccttttctgagcctcagtttctccatctgtcaaATGGGCTAGTAATCCCTTTCCTGCATGGTTGTCAGGAAGGCATGTGACAGGTTTTCCAAAACAGAGTGCTCACACCTAGAAGCATTCTCCTTCACCGTCCCATGGACCACTCAGAAGGGTCTTCGTTTGCACTTTGATGGTCAGCAGAAGACGATGCCCTCCACTGACCTCTGCTGTCCACTGGCCACCTCTGAAGACCAGCTGGGACGTGCCCTCACTTTCCCTTGGGCCCCAGCCTCCTTGGTCTCCTATCAGTCTCCACGACCTGCCACATCCACACACCCTGAAGCTATGGGGCCTGTTCAACCCAAAGTGTGAAGGCCAGGTCCCCCATCTGCTGCCCCGGGGTCATGGGGTCCTGGGGAAACCAGGCTTGCATAGCATCCCACACCCGTGGCGGGCAGCCGCTGTGCTCAAAGCCTCAGTGACTTCGGGACCCGGACCCCCTTCTCCACACGACACCAGGGCAATAGGCACCCTATCCTCTGGCAGGAACACACCCAGTCTGGACCCCAAGGCTCACCTCGGCAGCAGAGCAGGGCAAGAAAGGCTGCGAGCATTCCCCAGCCACCAAAAAGGGACATCTCGGGTGGTGTCCGCAGACTCACAGGGAACAGCTGAGAACTGCCTGCAGAGAGGTGAATGGCTCTGGTCAGGCAGGCGGCGGAGGACTTGCAGCTGTAGTCTGGAACCCCCAGCCTTCTGTAAGCTGATGACTGTATTTCCTCTCATTATCTGAGTGGTCTTGGGGAGGTCACGTGGAAGCCCAGCTCCCAGGGCAACAGGTCTGTAAGAAGTTGGGCAGAGGAAGCCAGGAGTCAGCTGATAAGCGGGACAAAATTAGTCCTCCTGGCACGGTCCTGTGTGGGGTGGGGCGGAACCCGGGGCTCATGCGTGTGTGATGTTTGCACACGGAGCCCCAAATCTGGGGAGCCTGACTCCCACAGGACACTTTATAGGTGTCAACAAAGGAGGGACGTTCCACGTATGAAAGAGGGTAAGGGAGGAGTTAGCTGGACATTCTCCTAtgtcctctgcccctccccttgTGGGTGAGCTAAATTAAAGAAAGAATCAAGAGAACACTAACCACAGACTTTGGGAGGCTGGTTATTTATGTCTGGGTGGGAGGTGAGTGGCACAGTAGGTAGATGGAAGGTTTGGTGGTAGTTCATCCTCGAGTGCTGGGTTCCGGGCTGATCGTTAGGTTATCTCACTGTGCAATGCACATGTGTGTTACATAGATGTGTTCAGTATGTGTCACATATTACATTTTACAGAAAGAAtacaaagggaaaagagaaactcCTACATATCTAGAAGGAAGAGGCTCCTTGGAAGTATGAGCCACAGGATAGGAAAGTCCCTTCTAACCAGGTAGGACTTCACTGAATGGGATTCATCAGGAACCTTGGGTGTGACCCCAAGAGGCTGGGGACTATACTTGTCCCCTAAGCATCAGCTCTGAGCTGAGTCCAGATGACCTAGACTCCTGTGGGCCGTGGCGGGAAGGCAGCCCACGCTTCTAAGAGGGTGGTGTGGTTGACAgagcaggagaggaagagaaaggacaaaAACAGGAAATAACCACGGAGCAATAGGCTGCTGGACTCAGAGAGATGGCTGACGTGAGCTCCTCATGCAAGGACCAAGGAGCCGGTGTAAATTTTGTAGCAACTCCATCCAGCCCCTGGGCTTATggggagacagggagagaaagaaCAAGAACTCAAGTGTTCATTGACAATCTATCCCAAATCCTTTCCACTCTGCCAAGAGGGAAGCAGGGAGCACCACCTTACCTGGATCAGCTCACGGGTGCTGCCGTGATGGGGAAACACGGTGGCCGAGGTCCAGCTTCCAGCAGTCGTTGTTCCCTGGGCTGCTGCTGGTTCAACAAGTATTGCCTGGTTTTTGACAGATTTTCCTTCTCAGAAGTCACGTGCTTCCTGTCTCAGCTCTGACCTCATACTAACATCACTTTCTGTTTATTACCTCTTGTTTTAAACCCCAGTAAATAtatacctggagaaggcaatggcaccccactccatccagtactcttgcctggaaaatcccatggacaggggagccacgactgagagacttcacttttacttttcactttcatgcattggagaaggaaatggcaacccactccagtgttcttgcctggagaatccccggcacgggggagcctggtgggctgccatctatggggtcacacagagtcggacacgactgaagtgacttagcagcagcagcatcaaataTATAccgggccttcccaggtggctcattgtataagaatctgcctgccaatgtgggagccaattcctgagtcaggaacatcccctggagaatgaaatgacaccccactccagtgttcttgcctgggaaatcccaaggacagaggagtctggcggggtatagtgcatggggtcccagacagtcagacacgactgagcatgcgcgcATGCATTCAAGGGACCAAGACAGTTGAGgcaacaaatgctgaagactccctggttggggatcttagttcctcaaccaggaattAAGCTCGGGTCACAGCAGTGAAACTGCTACTCAtgactggaccagcagggaattccctctgCACTCTTTTTTTTGATGTGTGGTTTCTGTGCTCCTGGGGGCCTTGGATGAAGGAGAGAGATCCAGGATGAGCCGCCCACTGAACCCCTGCAGGAGGCTTGTCTACATCAGGGAGCAGGGTCTTCCCTGTATATGACATGCCCAACCACCGAACACTTCTACTTACAACTAAGAACAATTGTGTTTTGAGATCTTTTCACAGCCGCCACTTCACCTAACAATTAAAAACATCCTCCTCTGGCAGAGTAGCTTTGTACCAAGAGGCAGAGTTTCAGAGCTGGTGCTAGACAGCCAGCTGGGCTCACCCACAAGCAGAGGTTTGGCTCTCACAGGCCTGCCCCTCAGCGCCTGCCACTGAAAGTCCTGGCTTAGGAAAGACACAAATGAGTATGCGTCTGGGACCAagacagggctttcctggtggccgagtggtagagagtccacctgccaaagcaggagatgcaggaggctggGGTTCCATCacggggcaggaagatcccccagaggagggaatggcaacccgttccatactcttgcctggagaatccctggacagatAAGCAGGGCTGGTtccagtccacggg
Coding sequences within it:
- the LOC108638310 gene encoding intercellular adhesion molecule 2-like translates to MSLFGGWGMLAAFLALLCCRGSRVKAFEGPEHLMVGSGESQFINCTASCTDPKKLVLETHLNKTLLDSQAQWKLFKVANISKDEKLLCSFTCGDRQETKVFIVTVFYPPKQVLLTLWPTSVAIGTLFTIECRVPAVAPLEGLTVTLLRGTEILYNHTFVGTAPSPQDALVSHNTTAHREDGHHNFSCEAQMDLRSHGGGLVHRISDPQRLEVKEPEPKTQMVIIIAVVIVLLLVVVCLVLLYWYRQQTRNT